In a single window of the Subtercola sp. PAMC28395 genome:
- a CDS encoding YceI family protein gives MRRLLSAALCVGAVAVSLGIVAAVAMPILSRTAPDGTAFGGTASDGSASHGSVTNPPSEVPMITDGSASTLADPPGLSGSWALSAESWAGYSVGADLGGDSVTLSGVTSQVSGSMTLDNGTITAAEVTVDVDPVTTGNSVTDSLLHNTAAQNAAHTAEFPTATFSLVSPAVAALPATDSATPSPSTESPSTPLPSAGPATIHATGNLTMHGVSHSISVDLQVSHSATSVTVQGSIPITFADYDVTAPDLGFASVNDSGSITFSLVTTRQ, from the coding sequence ATGAGACGATTGCTGAGTGCGGCCCTGTGCGTGGGCGCAGTGGCAGTGTCGCTCGGAATCGTTGCCGCGGTGGCAATGCCCATCCTCTCCCGCACGGCACCCGACGGCACGGCGTTCGGCGGCACCGCATCTGACGGCTCGGCATCTCACGGCTCAGTGACCAACCCGCCCAGTGAAGTGCCGATGATCACCGACGGCTCCGCCAGTACCCTCGCCGACCCGCCCGGCCTCTCCGGCTCGTGGGCGCTCTCGGCCGAATCGTGGGCAGGGTACTCGGTTGGCGCCGACCTCGGCGGAGACAGCGTCACGCTCTCCGGCGTCACATCCCAGGTCTCCGGTTCGATGACTCTCGACAATGGCACGATCACGGCTGCAGAGGTCACCGTCGATGTGGACCCGGTGACCACCGGAAATTCTGTGACCGACAGTCTCCTCCACAACACTGCGGCCCAGAACGCTGCACACACTGCCGAGTTCCCCACCGCGACATTCAGTCTCGTTTCGCCCGCCGTCGCCGCGTTGCCAGCAACCGACTCCGCCACCCCCTCGCCGTCCACTGAATCACCGTCCACCCCATTGCCGTCGGCCGGACCGGCAACGATCCACGCCACCGGCAACCTGACGATGCACGGCGTCAGCCACAGCATTTCGGTCGATCTCCAGGTCAGTCACTCCGCGACCAGCGTCACGGTGCAGGGCAGCATCCCGATCACCTTCGCCGACTACGACGTGACTGCTCCCGACCTGGGGTTCGCATCGGTGAACGACTCCGGCTCGATCACCTTCTCGCTGGTGACAACCCGGCAGTGA
- a CDS encoding MFS transporter, translating to MTSLASGAGTLSAGRVRLALLALALGGFGIGCTEFVALGLLPNLAHDLLPAVFAVSTEQANAQAGLLITAYAAGVVVGAPTIAAVAARWPRKIVLVWLLAAIIIGTLASATLPSFGLVVLARFASGLPHGAYFGIAALVAASLMGPGKRGRGVALVLGGLTVANVIGVPFVTWVGQTSGWRAAYLVVTAIFVVALVSVVLTVPRLPGDRNATLRNELSVFRRSQVWFALGIGAIGFGGFFSVYTYVSPILTSITGLPELFVPFALACIGVGMTVGNFLGGAAADRSVKRSMLVFFGVMIVALFVLVLFSSTPAGLFIGIFFVGIAGSALSPIIQTRLMDVAGDSQSIAAALNHSALNTGNALGPLLGGIVLTAGLGYIAPIWVGIALSLCGVTLALVAFAVERRGRAAAAYSADVEDSDSESLLAT from the coding sequence GTGACTTCTCTTGCTTCGGGTGCTGGCACCCTCTCTGCTGGCCGCGTGCGCCTTGCGCTCCTTGCGCTTGCGCTCGGAGGTTTCGGCATCGGGTGCACCGAATTCGTCGCCCTGGGGCTGCTGCCGAACCTTGCGCACGACCTCCTGCCCGCGGTGTTCGCCGTCTCGACCGAGCAGGCCAATGCGCAGGCAGGTCTGCTCATCACGGCCTATGCTGCTGGCGTTGTCGTCGGAGCACCGACGATCGCCGCCGTCGCGGCCCGGTGGCCACGCAAGATCGTGCTGGTCTGGTTGCTTGCCGCCATCATCATCGGCACGCTGGCCAGCGCCACCCTGCCTTCCTTCGGACTTGTCGTACTCGCACGCTTCGCTTCGGGCTTGCCTCACGGAGCCTACTTCGGCATAGCTGCACTGGTCGCGGCTTCACTGATGGGACCCGGCAAACGCGGCCGGGGAGTCGCGCTCGTGCTCGGCGGACTCACTGTGGCCAACGTGATCGGCGTGCCGTTCGTGACCTGGGTGGGGCAGACGTCCGGCTGGAGAGCCGCCTATCTCGTGGTCACGGCCATCTTCGTCGTGGCTCTTGTCTCGGTGGTCCTCACTGTTCCCCGGCTGCCGGGAGACCGGAACGCGACGCTCCGGAACGAACTCAGTGTCTTCCGGAGATCGCAGGTGTGGTTCGCCCTCGGCATCGGAGCGATCGGGTTCGGAGGCTTCTTCAGCGTCTACACCTACGTCTCTCCGATCCTGACATCGATCACCGGCCTGCCGGAGTTGTTCGTTCCATTCGCACTGGCCTGCATCGGAGTCGGCATGACCGTCGGCAACTTTCTCGGTGGCGCTGCAGCCGACCGCAGCGTCAAACGGTCGATGCTGGTGTTCTTCGGCGTGATGATCGTTGCACTCTTTGTGCTGGTGCTGTTCTCGAGCACGCCGGCAGGATTGTTCATCGGGATCTTCTTCGTCGGCATCGCCGGGTCTGCGCTCTCCCCGATCATCCAGACCCGCTTGATGGATGTCGCCGGCGACAGCCAGTCGATCGCCGCAGCCCTCAACCACTCCGCTCTCAACACCGGCAATGCACTCGGGCCTCTGCTCGGCGGAATCGTGCTCACCGCCGGCCTCGGCTACATCGCGCCGATCTGGGTGGGCATCGCCCTCAGCCTGTGTGGTGTCACGCTCGCCCTCGTGGCGTTCGCGGTGGAGCGCAGGGGCCGCGCCGCGGCGGCCTACTCGGCTGACGTCGAGGATTCCGACAGCGAGTCGTTGCTCGCGACGTAG
- a CDS encoding bifunctional o-acetylhomoserine/o-acetylserine sulfhydrylase, which translates to MTDNSADWQFETKQIHSGAAPDPVTNARATPIYQTTSYVFNNADHAKNLFALAEFGNIYTRIQNPTQNVVEERVAALEGGTAALLVASGQAAETFAVLNIAQAGDHIVSSASIYGGTYNLFKYTLAKLGIETTFVENQDDAEEWARAVRPNTKLFFAETIGNPKINILDISLVSTVAHENGVPLIVDNTIATPYLIRPFEHGADIIVHSATKFLGGHGTVIGGVIVDGGKFKWSENSAKFPGLTTPDESYHGVTYTEALGDGIAYIIKARVQLLRDLGSSIAPASAWQLIQGIETLSLRIERHVQNAQDVAEWLDSHEDVATVYYAGLPSSPWYAAANKYAPKGVGAVLSFELKGGVDAGRALVNTLSLFSHLANIGDVRSLVIHPASTTHSQLTPEQQLTSGVTPGLVRLSVGLENIADIKADLAAGLAAAREVARANAL; encoded by the coding sequence ATGACCGACAATTCCGCCGATTGGCAGTTCGAAACCAAACAGATCCACAGTGGCGCCGCACCTGATCCTGTGACAAACGCCCGCGCGACGCCGATCTACCAGACCACGTCGTACGTCTTCAACAACGCGGACCACGCGAAGAACCTCTTCGCTCTTGCCGAATTCGGCAACATCTACACGCGCATCCAGAACCCGACCCAGAACGTGGTCGAAGAGCGCGTTGCAGCTCTCGAAGGCGGAACAGCAGCGCTGCTGGTCGCTTCAGGCCAGGCTGCAGAGACCTTCGCCGTTCTGAACATCGCCCAGGCCGGCGACCACATCGTGTCGAGCGCCTCGATCTACGGCGGAACGTACAACCTCTTCAAGTACACCCTTGCCAAGCTCGGCATCGAGACCACCTTCGTCGAGAACCAGGACGACGCAGAGGAGTGGGCCCGAGCCGTTCGCCCGAACACCAAGCTGTTCTTCGCTGAGACCATCGGCAACCCGAAGATCAACATTCTCGACATCTCGCTGGTCTCAACGGTCGCCCATGAGAACGGCGTGCCGCTCATCGTGGACAACACCATCGCGACCCCGTACCTGATCCGCCCGTTCGAGCACGGAGCGGACATCATCGTGCACTCCGCGACCAAGTTCCTCGGCGGCCACGGTACGGTCATCGGCGGTGTGATCGTCGACGGCGGAAAGTTCAAGTGGAGTGAGAACTCGGCGAAGTTCCCGGGTCTCACCACACCCGATGAGTCCTACCACGGCGTCACCTACACCGAGGCGCTGGGCGACGGTATCGCCTACATCATCAAGGCTCGCGTGCAGCTCCTGCGTGACCTCGGATCATCGATCGCCCCCGCGAGCGCGTGGCAGCTCATCCAGGGCATCGAGACCCTGAGCCTGCGCATCGAACGCCACGTGCAGAACGCCCAGGACGTTGCCGAATGGCTCGACAGCCACGAGGATGTCGCAACGGTCTACTACGCGGGGCTCCCGTCGAGCCCGTGGTACGCCGCCGCGAACAAGTACGCCCCCAAGGGTGTCGGTGCGGTGCTGTCGTTCGAGCTCAAGGGTGGCGTCGACGCCGGTCGCGCCCTCGTCAACACGCTCAGCCTGTTCTCGCACCTCGCGAACATCGGTGATGTACGGAGCCTGGTGATCCACCCGGCCTCGACGACGCACTCTCAGCTCACCCCGGAGCAGCAGCTCACCTCGGGTGTCACACCGGGCCTCGTGCGCCTCTCGGTGGGGCTCGAGAATATCGCCGACATCAAGGCGGACCTCGCGGCCGGCCTCGCCGCTGCACGTGAGGTCGCCCGGGCGAACGCGCTCTGA
- a CDS encoding response regulator transcription factor, producing the protein MPASHDTIRLAIVDDHRMLLGALTEWIRGAAADISMVAAVTTWPDLLTDPEFPVDVVLLDLDLKDNLPISVKLRALKSAGVKTVLMSTYSEPVVIREALAAGALGYLVKSEEADMIVEAIRAAAKGEPFISSELDLALNAQEMGGAPKLSAQERRVMALYGGGEPVKQVAEQLSISEETAKSYLKRIREKYRVLGIDVGTKVALRKRAIQDGLLLHDDYVASNDSLSESSTSAE; encoded by the coding sequence ATGCCCGCGTCACACGACACGATTCGATTGGCGATTGTTGATGACCACCGGATGCTGCTCGGGGCTCTCACCGAATGGATTCGTGGGGCAGCGGCAGACATCAGCATGGTCGCCGCTGTGACGACCTGGCCCGACCTGCTCACCGACCCGGAGTTCCCGGTCGATGTGGTTCTGCTCGACCTCGACCTCAAAGACAACCTGCCGATCTCCGTGAAGCTCCGTGCTCTCAAATCTGCAGGAGTGAAGACGGTGCTGATGAGCACCTATTCCGAACCCGTCGTCATCCGCGAAGCGCTCGCGGCCGGCGCATTGGGTTACCTCGTGAAGAGCGAGGAAGCCGACATGATCGTCGAAGCCATTCGTGCGGCAGCCAAGGGCGAACCCTTCATTTCGAGCGAACTCGATCTCGCACTGAATGCCCAGGAGATGGGTGGCGCACCGAAGTTGAGCGCCCAGGAGCGCCGGGTCATGGCACTCTACGGCGGCGGTGAACCCGTCAAACAGGTCGCGGAACAGCTCAGCATCTCCGAAGAGACCGCAAAGAGCTACCTCAAGCGCATCCGCGAGAAGTACCGCGTGCTCGGGATCGATGTGGGAACGAAGGTCGCCTTGCGAAAGCGTGCCATCCAGGACGGCCTTCTGCTGCACGACGACTACGTCGCGAGCAACGACTCGCTGTCGGAATCCTCGACGTCAGCCGAGTAG
- a CDS encoding sensor histidine kinase, with the protein MIKHQEPLLRTAAWLEGTVFTVSSLACFGLAGDVPPLAVWIAIPAYLLIVLSYFMMNRTGSLGWGASAALSGLLLSAFLGTIEGSHPSILSAILLLSGGGIGAMAIILQSSRSGRLVLIVFFLLNLAATLPVMSPDVRTQALTIFIVGWSVNVLVGVWLDDSVRRARTRIARLGTAHQAERRASELEAQRRQSARLLHDTVLATLTLLAHSGVGVDPDALRGQAAEDAVLLRQLRLGETPAPRASGVYTLQSNEVAEVTESIRALQQRFQRRGLTVHWHGDGDITLPQSVRSAFLLSLGECLENVRRHSGVDSADVTITQNAAGVRAMVTDTGVGFDMGEIEKGRLGITESVVARIRDVGGNARIFSAPGAGTTVVLEVPR; encoded by the coding sequence ATGATCAAGCACCAGGAGCCGTTGCTTCGAACGGCGGCGTGGCTCGAGGGCACCGTCTTCACGGTCTCATCCCTGGCCTGCTTCGGCCTGGCAGGGGATGTGCCCCCCCTCGCCGTGTGGATCGCCATCCCGGCCTACCTGCTCATCGTGCTCAGCTACTTCATGATGAACCGCACCGGCTCGCTCGGCTGGGGTGCTTCTGCGGCTCTCTCCGGTCTTCTCCTCAGCGCCTTTCTGGGCACGATCGAAGGCAGCCATCCTTCGATTCTCAGCGCCATTCTGCTGCTCTCCGGCGGGGGCATCGGCGCGATGGCCATCATCCTGCAGTCCTCCCGCTCTGGCAGGCTCGTGCTGATCGTCTTCTTCCTGCTGAACCTCGCCGCCACACTGCCGGTGATGAGCCCCGACGTGCGCACCCAGGCCTTGACGATCTTCATCGTCGGCTGGTCTGTGAACGTTCTCGTCGGAGTGTGGCTCGACGACAGCGTGAGGCGGGCCCGCACCCGCATAGCCCGCCTCGGCACCGCGCACCAAGCGGAGCGCCGGGCGAGTGAGCTCGAGGCACAGCGCCGACAGAGCGCACGGCTCCTGCACGACACAGTGTTGGCCACGCTGACCCTTCTGGCCCACTCCGGAGTGGGCGTGGATCCGGATGCCCTGCGGGGCCAGGCCGCTGAAGACGCCGTGCTCCTGCGGCAACTTCGACTCGGCGAGACGCCTGCGCCCCGCGCATCCGGTGTCTACACCCTGCAGTCGAACGAGGTGGCAGAGGTCACCGAGAGCATACGCGCCCTGCAGCAGCGGTTCCAGCGCCGAGGACTCACCGTGCATTGGCATGGAGACGGCGACATCACGCTGCCGCAGTCTGTGCGCAGCGCATTTCTCCTGTCACTGGGCGAATGCCTGGAGAACGTGCGTCGCCACTCCGGGGTCGACTCGGCCGACGTGACCATCACCCAGAATGCTGCGGGGGTCCGGGCAATGGTGACGGATACCGGAGTCGGCTTCGACATGGGCGAAATCGAGAAGGGTCGCCTGGGCATCACAGAGTCCGTCGTTGCGCGCATCAGGGACGTCGGTGGGAACGCACGCATCTTCTCCGCCCCTGGCGCCGGCACGACCGTTGTGCTGGAGGTACCGCGATGA
- a CDS encoding phosphoribosyltransferase codes for MAESTELPETVVVEETPEREVLGWLEFGEASRVLATSVLESGFVPDFVIAIARGGLLPAGALAYATGTKSCGSLNVEFYSDIETTLPEPIILPPMLDNTALIGKNILLVDDVADSGRTLALVVGLLTKIGVTVKTATLYAKPRSVIEPDFYWRKTDRWIVFPWSAHPPVTV; via the coding sequence ATGGCCGAGAGCACAGAATTACCTGAAACCGTCGTCGTCGAAGAAACCCCCGAACGCGAGGTGTTGGGGTGGCTGGAATTCGGTGAAGCGTCACGAGTCCTCGCGACGAGTGTGCTCGAAAGCGGGTTCGTGCCCGACTTCGTGATCGCCATCGCCCGCGGCGGGCTCCTGCCCGCCGGTGCCCTTGCCTACGCCACCGGCACCAAGAGCTGCGGCAGCCTGAACGTCGAGTTCTACAGCGATATCGAGACGACACTGCCTGAGCCGATCATCCTGCCGCCGATGCTCGACAACACCGCACTGATCGGCAAGAACATCCTGCTGGTCGACGATGTCGCCGACTCGGGGCGCACGCTGGCGCTTGTGGTCGGATTGCTGACGAAGATCGGCGTCACGGTGAAGACGGCGACGCTGTATGCCAAGCCCCGATCGGTGATCGAGCCAGACTTCTACTGGCGCAAGACCGACCGGTGGATCGTCTTCCCGTGGTCGGCCCACCCACCGGTGACGGTATGA
- a CDS encoding thiamine-binding protein — protein MLVAFSVAPSGVGIRSRSVSTTTSAGDSVAETAADDASVHDAVAAAVRIVRDSGLPNHTDSMFTTIEGSWDEVFEVVRRATEAVAEYGSRVSLVLKADIRPGFEGELSAKVERLERALDHS, from the coding sequence ATGCTTGTTGCGTTCTCGGTTGCCCCGTCAGGGGTGGGAATCCGGAGCAGGTCAGTTTCGACGACCACGTCGGCGGGCGATTCCGTGGCGGAGACAGCAGCTGACGACGCCTCGGTTCACGATGCAGTGGCGGCAGCCGTCCGGATCGTGCGCGATTCCGGTCTGCCCAACCACACCGATTCGATGTTCACCACCATCGAGGGCAGCTGGGACGAGGTCTTCGAGGTGGTCCGCCGTGCTACTGAGGCCGTCGCGGAATACGGTTCCCGGGTCTCCCTCGTGCTGAAGGCCGACATCCGGCCGGGCTTCGAGGGGGAGTTGAGCGCCAAGGTGGAGAGGCTCGAGCGAGCGCTCGACCATTCCTGA
- a CDS encoding SDR family oxidoreductase, translating into MSQQNRRAVVTGASSGIGAATVRRLRAHGWPVVAVARREDRLRALAEETGATYFVADLTVQADVDALAVHLAETGGVSTLVNNAGGAVGLDTVEHGSIQDWQWMFEINVVAVKRVITALLPLLRASVAGVPTGEGVADILTVSSIAGHIAYEKGGGYNAAKFAVAAMIDVLRLELSGEPIRVLEIAPGMVHTDEFSLVRFKGDQAAADAVYAGVPNPLTAEDVAETIVTMVELAPHISLDLVVIKPVAQSAAYKVHRGPLEVKQ; encoded by the coding sequence GTGTCCCAGCAAAATCGTCGTGCCGTCGTCACAGGAGCGAGTTCGGGTATCGGTGCCGCCACGGTGCGCCGGCTTCGCGCCCATGGGTGGCCGGTGGTGGCCGTGGCACGCCGCGAAGACCGGCTGCGTGCGCTCGCCGAAGAGACGGGGGCGACATATTTCGTCGCCGACCTGACCGTTCAGGCCGATGTCGACGCGCTCGCCGTTCATCTCGCAGAAACAGGTGGCGTCAGCACCCTGGTCAACAATGCCGGTGGGGCCGTCGGGCTCGACACCGTCGAGCACGGCAGCATCCAGGACTGGCAGTGGATGTTCGAAATCAACGTTGTCGCGGTGAAACGCGTCATCACGGCCCTCCTTCCTCTGCTTCGCGCCTCGGTCGCAGGCGTACCGACGGGGGAGGGCGTTGCCGACATCCTCACGGTCTCGTCGATCGCGGGTCACATCGCCTACGAGAAGGGTGGCGGATACAACGCAGCAAAGTTCGCCGTGGCGGCCATGATCGACGTTCTGCGGCTCGAACTGAGCGGCGAACCCATCCGCGTTCTGGAGATAGCGCCTGGCATGGTGCACACCGATGAGTTCTCGCTGGTGAGGTTCAAGGGTGATCAGGCGGCGGCTGACGCGGTCTACGCCGGGGTTCCGAACCCGTTGACCGCAGAAGATGTTGCCGAGACCATCGTGACCATGGTCGAGTTGGCTCCGCACATCAGCCTCGACCTCGTCGTGATCAAGCCCGTTGCTCAGTCGGCTGCGTACAAGGTGCACCGTGGCCCCCTCGAAGTGAAGCAATAA
- a CDS encoding glycosyltransferase 87 family protein yields MRRLAENTPLLWSVFIAIHVFLGYVGLTAVTLPWGDVTIVYNSWISHGLEGYWVGIDGPWVYPLLALVPMIAAMSLGSGLYGVGWLLLVTLANAVVLGFLLNSRSTSVRPSQPGVDARGGFGPRIRFYTAWWWLAFLLLLGPVALGRIDTFEVDLVIVGLLLVIRRPAIAGVLLALATWVKVWPAALIVAVIIATKDRLRVVVGAGVTAVAVAVIGLMLGAGANLFSFITQQTGRGLQVEAPISLPWMWMTYWGVPGSTVYYDQDILTFQVKGIGGPVADFLTTPLLAIAVLCVLLLGVYVVRSGTSVTRVLPSLALAVVTALIVFNKVGSPQFMLWISAPVILGLIWQGREFRLFAVLTAVLAALTQVIYPYLYDWLLSLDPLMLLALTSRNILVVVLFALAVRSLWRTRVRTTDAVPAASETVKI; encoded by the coding sequence GTGCGTCGACTGGCTGAAAACACCCCGCTCCTCTGGTCGGTGTTCATTGCGATCCACGTTTTCCTCGGATATGTGGGCCTCACTGCTGTCACACTGCCGTGGGGTGACGTGACCATTGTGTACAACTCGTGGATCAGCCACGGGCTCGAGGGGTACTGGGTCGGCATCGACGGCCCGTGGGTCTACCCTCTTCTCGCGTTGGTGCCGATGATCGCGGCGATGAGCCTGGGCAGCGGCCTCTACGGTGTCGGCTGGCTGCTGCTGGTCACCCTGGCCAATGCCGTGGTGCTGGGTTTCCTGCTCAATTCCCGGTCGACGTCGGTTCGCCCGAGCCAGCCCGGAGTCGACGCGCGTGGCGGTTTCGGCCCGCGAATCCGTTTCTACACTGCGTGGTGGTGGCTCGCCTTCCTGCTCCTGCTCGGTCCCGTCGCACTCGGCCGGATCGACACCTTCGAGGTGGACCTGGTCATTGTGGGTCTGCTGCTCGTCATCCGGCGGCCCGCGATTGCCGGGGTTCTGCTTGCCCTGGCCACCTGGGTCAAGGTGTGGCCGGCGGCCCTGATCGTCGCCGTCATCATCGCGACGAAGGACCGGCTGCGCGTAGTGGTCGGTGCTGGTGTGACCGCCGTCGCTGTCGCCGTCATCGGGCTGATGCTGGGCGCGGGAGCCAACCTGTTCAGCTTCATCACCCAGCAGACCGGTCGCGGCCTGCAGGTCGAGGCGCCGATCAGCCTGCCCTGGATGTGGATGACCTACTGGGGTGTACCGGGATCGACCGTGTACTACGACCAGGACATCCTCACCTTCCAGGTCAAGGGCATCGGTGGCCCGGTTGCCGACTTCCTCACGACGCCACTGCTCGCGATCGCGGTGCTGTGCGTCCTGCTGCTTGGCGTGTACGTCGTGCGGTCAGGAACATCAGTGACGAGAGTCCTTCCGAGTCTGGCCCTTGCCGTCGTGACCGCACTCATCGTGTTCAACAAGGTGGGTTCACCCCAATTCATGCTCTGGATCAGTGCGCCCGTGATTCTCGGGCTCATCTGGCAGGGCCGCGAGTTCCGATTGTTCGCCGTTCTGACGGCTGTTCTTGCGGCTCTGACGCAGGTCATCTATCCGTACCTCTACGACTGGTTGCTTTCGCTCGACCCGCTGATGTTGCTGGCACTCACCTCGCGCAACATTCTCGTCGTCGTGCTCTTCGCCCTTGCGGTGCGGTCGCTCTGGCGCACACGTGTTCGAACGACCGATGCGGTTCCCGCCGCGTCAGAAACGGTGAAGATCTGA
- a CDS encoding homoserine O-acetyltransferase, translating to MDWQISEDTVPSDFITDAQIRSILGKPAATGAWRDGDPVGNRRFAHIGDVTFESGGFVPDVRIAYETFGTLNENKDNAILVAHALTGDSHLTGLAGPGHPTAGWWSGIVGPGLALDTDTYFVVAPNMLGSCQGSTGPASLAPDGEEWAARFPYTSIRDQVRAQRRLMGALGVQTWAAVVGGSMGGMQVLEWGIEYPDKAQRLAIIAAPSLSSADQIALNSVQIEAIRADPFFHHGSYYDAKIGEGPHQGLALARRMALLNYRSPTELNDRFERSWQSGISPLGHHGRFAVESYLDFHGNKFTRRFDANAYITLVEAMNSHDVGRGRGGVIEALRRVTATTLIIGIDSDRLFPVEDQQLIARHIRGNIDGTQAHVISSRFGHDGFLIEYDTVGTQLKRLLTS from the coding sequence ATGGACTGGCAGATATCTGAAGACACCGTACCGAGCGATTTCATCACCGACGCGCAGATCCGGTCGATTCTCGGCAAGCCCGCTGCCACGGGGGCCTGGCGCGACGGTGACCCCGTCGGCAACCGCCGATTCGCGCACATCGGTGATGTGACATTCGAGAGTGGCGGGTTCGTCCCCGACGTACGGATCGCATACGAGACCTTCGGCACTCTCAACGAGAACAAGGACAACGCGATCCTGGTGGCGCACGCGCTCACGGGCGACAGTCACCTCACGGGCCTCGCCGGCCCCGGGCATCCGACAGCAGGCTGGTGGAGCGGCATCGTCGGCCCCGGCCTCGCGCTCGATACTGACACCTACTTCGTTGTCGCCCCGAACATGCTGGGCAGCTGCCAGGGGTCGACGGGCCCTGCCTCCCTCGCTCCAGACGGCGAGGAGTGGGCAGCCCGGTTCCCGTACACCAGCATCCGCGACCAGGTACGTGCCCAGCGGCGCCTGATGGGCGCGCTCGGCGTTCAGACGTGGGCCGCCGTTGTCGGAGGTTCGATGGGCGGTATGCAGGTGCTCGAATGGGGAATCGAATACCCCGACAAAGCGCAGAGACTGGCCATCATCGCAGCACCATCCCTGTCGAGCGCCGACCAGATCGCGTTGAATTCGGTGCAGATCGAAGCCATCAGGGCAGACCCGTTCTTTCACCACGGCTCGTACTACGACGCGAAGATCGGCGAGGGACCTCACCAAGGGCTCGCTCTGGCCAGACGCATGGCGCTTCTCAACTACCGGAGCCCGACCGAACTCAATGACCGGTTCGAACGGAGCTGGCAGAGCGGCATCAGCCCCCTCGGGCACCACGGGCGTTTCGCTGTCGAGTCGTACCTCGACTTTCACGGCAACAAGTTCACCCGGCGTTTCGATGCGAACGCCTACATCACCCTGGTCGAGGCGATGAATTCCCACGATGTCGGCCGCGGCAGGGGCGGTGTGATCGAGGCGCTGCGCCGGGTCACAGCGACGACGCTCATCATCGGGATCGACAGTGACAGATTGTTTCCGGTCGAGGACCAGCAGCTCATTGCTCGGCACATCAGGGGCAATATCGACGGCACACAGGCGCACGTGATCTCGTCACGATTCGGCCACGACGGCTTTCTCATTGAATACGACACCGTCGGCACCCAATTGAAACGTCTGCTGACCTCGTAA
- a CDS encoding Type 1 glutamine amidotransferase-like domain-containing protein has protein sequence MSIHLVGGGWPPEDDGAVYREFLSESAERALQAGRLEGPRIALILVRDGDGPEKYAALVASLELLTELQPVPVLIAEGESVNPTQLADVDGILVWGGLTPAYRDSLDPAFGEIRRQVSSGVPYLGFSAGAVIAADRALLGGWKIGEVEVSPHDAAEDLEEITMGEGIGLIDLAVDVHAAQWGTLSRLIAATEAGLVESGIAIDEHTALVIGEGPLRVVGRGSVWTVTTEGGGVRVATMGAS, from the coding sequence GTGAGCATCCATCTGGTCGGCGGGGGCTGGCCCCCGGAAGATGATGGTGCCGTGTACCGCGAGTTCCTCTCGGAGAGCGCGGAGCGTGCCCTGCAGGCCGGTCGGCTCGAAGGCCCGCGGATTGCCCTGATTCTCGTTCGGGACGGCGACGGGCCAGAGAAGTATGCGGCTCTCGTTGCTTCTCTCGAACTTCTCACCGAACTCCAGCCGGTGCCCGTGCTCATCGCGGAGGGCGAGTCGGTGAATCCCACGCAGCTCGCCGACGTCGACGGAATCCTGGTCTGGGGTGGCCTGACTCCGGCGTACCGTGACAGCCTCGACCCGGCATTCGGCGAGATCCGGCGCCAGGTCTCTTCGGGAGTGCCCTACCTCGGGTTCTCCGCCGGAGCAGTGATTGCAGCAGACCGGGCTCTGCTGGGTGGCTGGAAGATCGGCGAGGTCGAAGTCTCGCCGCACGACGCGGCCGAAGATCTCGAGGAGATCACCATGGGAGAGGGCATCGGGCTCATCGACCTTGCGGTCGACGTGCACGCAGCCCAGTGGGGCACGCTGTCGCGGCTCATTGCGGCCACCGAGGCCGGCCTCGTCGAGAGCGGCATCGCCATCGACGAACACACGGCCCTGGTCATCGGCGAGGGCCCGCTTCGGGTCGTCGGTCGTGGCAGCGTGTGGACAGTGACGACCGAAGGCGGCGGAGTGCGGGTTGCGACGATGGGTGCGAGCTGA